In Treponema vincentii, a single window of DNA contains:
- the nagA gene encoding N-acetylglucosamine-6-phosphate deacetylase — protein MENALCFHNATVVTGYSLMENGCVYVKDGKIEDVFSERRFLNKRFSPEVRIVDVGKAYIAPGLIDTHIHGFAGFGTEDCSPDSILGMSKALAEYGVTAFNPTLYPTEPENMTECIRAVVDAMGHEEGATIMGLHLEGPFISPEKPGALSPSAISPVNLDLMDKLWAASNGNIVNMTVAPELKNMRELALYCIKKNIVLQAGHTNALYENMLEGMQAGILHSTHLFNAMSQMHHRNPGAVGAILIHPEMSCEIIADGIHVHPDLIRLLARDKPIDKIVLITDSLKPTEQREGMLIANGEEVVLQGGCFHRKADGVIAGSSLSMIRGVKNLVSFGFPVETAVRFGSANPAEIMRYSKRGSIMPGYEGDLIVFDKQFNVLATVIKGNLKKNLF, from the coding sequence GAATGCACTTTGTTTTCATAACGCAACGGTAGTGACCGGTTATTCCTTAATGGAAAACGGCTGCGTCTATGTTAAAGATGGCAAGATTGAAGATGTCTTTAGTGAGCGCCGCTTTTTAAATAAACGCTTTTCTCCGGAAGTACGTATTGTCGATGTCGGTAAAGCGTATATCGCTCCGGGGTTGATTGATACCCACATTCACGGATTTGCAGGATTCGGGACGGAAGACTGCTCTCCCGATTCCATACTTGGTATGTCGAAGGCTCTTGCTGAATATGGCGTAACGGCTTTTAATCCTACACTGTATCCGACCGAACCGGAAAATATGACTGAATGTATCCGCGCCGTTGTCGATGCAATGGGACATGAAGAAGGTGCGACCATCATGGGGTTGCACCTTGAAGGTCCGTTTATTTCGCCGGAAAAACCCGGAGCGTTAAGTCCTTCTGCAATCAGTCCTGTTAATCTGGATTTGATGGATAAGCTTTGGGCTGCGTCGAACGGGAATATTGTCAATATGACTGTAGCTCCGGAGCTTAAAAATATGCGTGAGCTGGCGCTCTATTGCATCAAAAAAAATATTGTGCTGCAAGCGGGGCATACCAATGCGCTTTACGAGAATATGCTTGAGGGAATGCAAGCGGGAATTTTACATTCTACGCATCTTTTTAATGCGATGAGCCAGATGCACCATCGCAACCCGGGCGCCGTCGGTGCGATATTAATCCATCCGGAAATGTCCTGCGAAATTATTGCGGACGGTATCCATGTTCATCCCGACCTTATCCGCTTATTGGCACGGGATAAACCGATCGATAAGATTGTCTTAATAACCGATAGCCTCAAACCGACGGAACAGCGCGAAGGTATGCTGATCGCAAATGGAGAAGAAGTTGTGCTCCAAGGCGGTTGTTTCCATCGTAAGGCTGATGGCGTTATTGCCGGTTCAAGCCTTTCGATGATTCGCGGGGTTAAGAACCTTGTATCCTTCGGCTTTCCGGTAGAAACAGCCGTTCGTTTCGGTTCTGCAAATCCGGCGGAAATTATGCGGTATTCCAAACGAGGTTCCATTATGCCGGGATATGAAGGCGATCTGATCGTATTCGATAAGCAGTTCAATGTGCTTGCAACCGTCATAAAAGGAAATTTGAAAAAAAATTTGTTTTAA